A window from Chitinophaga filiformis encodes these proteins:
- a CDS encoding FRG domain-containing protein — translation MQAVELDTIQAYLDLIRVNKEENIRNGNMGDFVFRGQAADYPLIPKICRLKPKGDLFEIERALLIEFKRTNPLLVEQQTPLNDWDYLTLGQHFGLPTRLLDWSNSALTALWFAVSGHNSECLPAGAYAVVWILMPTNEDFNFNPDEVHPFDLPATRIFRPRLIKQRINNQSGVFTVPSTQELRETRYMNESDSYDQKLIKVKIPTASLPNIRNDLHTLGVNAFSIFPELEGLCTFLQWRYFE, via the coding sequence ATGCAAGCGGTTGAACTGGATACCATACAGGCTTATCTTGACCTGATCAGGGTGAATAAGGAAGAAAATATACGTAATGGCAATATGGGAGATTTTGTTTTCCGCGGACAGGCGGCGGATTATCCATTGATCCCAAAAATCTGCAGATTGAAACCTAAAGGTGATCTTTTTGAGATAGAACGCGCCTTACTGATTGAATTTAAACGCACGAACCCATTGCTGGTAGAGCAACAGACGCCGCTGAACGACTGGGATTACCTGACCCTGGGCCAGCATTTCGGGTTGCCTACGCGCTTGCTTGACTGGTCCAACAGTGCGCTTACTGCCTTATGGTTTGCCGTATCAGGACACAACAGCGAATGCCTGCCGGCAGGCGCTTATGCTGTTGTATGGATATTGATGCCGACAAATGAAGATTTCAATTTTAATCCGGATGAGGTCCATCCATTTGATCTGCCGGCCACCAGGATTTTTCGTCCAAGGTTGATCAAACAACGGATCAATAACCAGTCGGGCGTTTTCACCGTTCCTTCCACGCAGGAATTACGTGAAACCAGGTATATGAATGAAAGCGACAGTTATGACCAGAAACTGATCAAAGTGAAGATCCCAACGGCCAGTCTGCCCAATATAAGGAATGACTTACACACCCTGGGTGTGAATGCTTTTTCCATCTTTCCCGAACTGGAAGGCCTTTGTACTTTTCTGCAGTGGCGTTACTTTGAGTAA
- a CDS encoding RagB/SusD family nutrient uptake outer membrane protein, with product MIRNKYVSGLLGFLILCSTFACKKELNVGNPNLPTVGGNVNNESGIIALSIGAVYINGFQKGDVWLGDSYFSLPYGYSELLADVVGAQASNQLVSTISIPEYFILDNNTRVNTNISNVSQLRANNTRAQTGSGYNPLYYQWLNMYALNGACNKVLSIVDNITFSGDAKTKSNTIKAWCYWWKGYAYASIGSMYYSGLIIDQDGAGSNRYVLKDSVIAASNKYLHMASDILSTGIASSGDYSSLLGQLIPAFCQVGKGGVLTTDMWIRNINTLLARNILVNKLAPFVNGNPDAVITKASADVMTAADWNEVLTLATNGVKPTDYVFTGRSAAANGFFTADGGTVAALTVGVNTAITFRLSERFVQNLKPGDKRLANNFNTTTKYLDDLSFGTRYSMIDGGAGASGVYVYGSKSTGNYELFIGPSYEENALMLAEANIRLGNTDAGLAYVDAVRAYMGAGIPAVAGTGLTKVGALKELVMERRAALVFRGLSFYDNRRWGWTYDISNGGGSYGNTFLTSASVVNTNVTINYNFMDYWDVPADEADLNPPGEDSAPVKNPNF from the coding sequence ATGATCAGGAATAAATATGTTTCAGGGCTTTTAGGGTTCCTTATTTTATGCAGCACCTTCGCCTGTAAGAAAGAGCTCAACGTAGGTAATCCCAACCTGCCTACGGTAGGGGGGAATGTGAATAATGAGTCGGGCATCATTGCATTGTCTATCGGCGCCGTATATATCAACGGGTTTCAGAAAGGGGATGTATGGCTGGGCGACAGTTATTTTTCATTGCCTTACGGCTACAGCGAACTGCTGGCAGATGTGGTGGGCGCACAGGCGTCCAATCAGCTGGTAAGTACGATCAGCATACCGGAATATTTTATACTGGACAACAATACAAGGGTGAATACCAATATATCCAACGTCAGCCAGCTGCGGGCTAACAATACCCGTGCACAGACCGGATCGGGGTATAATCCGCTGTACTATCAGTGGCTGAATATGTATGCATTGAATGGCGCCTGCAATAAGGTATTAAGTATCGTCGACAACATTACTTTTTCCGGTGATGCCAAAACAAAGAGCAATACTATCAAAGCCTGGTGCTATTGGTGGAAAGGATATGCCTATGCCTCCATCGGTTCTATGTATTATTCCGGTCTGATCATTGACCAGGATGGTGCAGGCAGTAACAGGTATGTGTTGAAAGACTCGGTGATCGCTGCCTCCAATAAATACCTGCATATGGCGTCTGATATATTGTCGACCGGCATTGCCAGTTCAGGCGATTATTCCTCTCTATTAGGACAGCTCATCCCTGCATTCTGCCAGGTAGGTAAGGGTGGTGTACTTACCACAGATATGTGGATCAGGAATATCAATACCCTGCTGGCCAGGAATATACTCGTGAACAAGCTGGCGCCATTTGTGAACGGCAATCCGGATGCTGTGATCACGAAAGCTTCTGCAGACGTTATGACAGCCGCCGACTGGAATGAGGTACTGACGCTGGCTACGAATGGTGTTAAGCCCACTGACTATGTATTTACAGGCAGAAGCGCAGCGGCGAATGGTTTCTTTACTGCAGATGGTGGTACCGTAGCCGCACTGACCGTTGGTGTGAACACCGCTATTACATTCAGGCTGAGTGAACGCTTTGTACAGAACCTGAAGCCGGGCGACAAGCGCCTGGCTAATAATTTTAATACCACTACCAAATACCTGGATGATCTTTCATTCGGTACGCGGTACAGCATGATAGACGGAGGCGCGGGCGCCAGCGGGGTATATGTGTATGGCTCCAAGTCGACCGGCAACTATGAACTGTTCATTGGCCCCAGCTATGAAGAAAACGCCCTGATGCTGGCAGAAGCGAATATCCGCCTGGGTAATACTGATGCAGGACTTGCCTATGTAGACGCTGTGAGAGCGTATATGGGAGCAGGTATACCCGCTGTAGCCGGTACGGGGCTTACAAAGGTGGGTGCGCTGAAAGAGCTGGTAATGGAAAGAAGAGCCGCGCTGGTGTTCAGGGGGCTGTCTTTCTATGACAACAGGAGATGGGGCTGGACATACGATATCAGCAATGGCGGCGGCAGTTATGGCAATACTTTCCTGACTTCTGCCAGTGTGGTGAACACCAATGTCACGATCAATTATAATTTCATGGATTACTGGGATGTACCGGCAGATGAAGCAGATCTGAACCCACCGGGTGAAGATAGTGCGCCTGTAAAAAATCCTAACTTCTGA
- a CDS encoding SusC/RagA family TonB-linked outer membrane protein has product MRKKMLLCLLVLLCHAYVSTLHAQSTTKITGIVSDDSGAPLPGTSIKIKGGGGTVTDANGAFAISVEKGRVLIFTAIGYETKQVTVNGPVLNVTLGVDKKILSEVVITGVGTATSKRKLGISVESVTAEKLVSGPSTSIDQALIGKIPGAQISSVSGNPGDPVNILLRGVNTVQNGTKPLIMLDGVQVAATDLNSLDLSNVERIEVVQGAASASMYGAQGANGVMQIFTKKGKRGPIAVTYSTNYAANSYINSGHVEKARLHPYLTDGNNNIVDASGNILKYTDVGSIEGISYAYGGATRYGILDPRNIANKPYNANLKYYDHFKQVFQTGTSWNNNISISGGSDKSDFSLGVANNHTVSPVMKNGYVDRSNLTANLGTELFKGFKLRSITQVIYTKNTTVPGLGGAGGYLYGKGNTAGKNDNIYSFLNTSPFFDLTYKMADGNAPAYQTADFLSINAFNPYFVKQYASGLDNKVDIVQSFNANFQVNHFLELDAKYGINYRTEKATWTYRNQTQNANTMLYDSWAYQFANDATGEIDNWSYNTTFQNFLGSAYIRTDFEKDFNIHLPVQTTTQISYDYRKNKYKEEDIYGLGLPLSPPVNISTAKQLYVAPYSTTTKTTGNYEESFITYGYLINQKIDFGDYGGVGGGFRSDWSSAFGSGASPFTFPNVFGYILPSSFNFWADKLESRIPYFKLRAAYGEAGIQPGPFDRYPTLDQNTLGSDVVYSVPVTGQNPHLQVEVSKEFEAGTDLTLNAGKGKWLNTVNASFTYWKRKSENVIYTVSAPLSSGATGILNNAINMSSKGYQFQLNLPLYHSRNFNWDFTTNFGHQTSMIDRINGGADIILTSAAGSTALVLTAGQKIGQIYGYKALTSVDAVNKAGTKYISEQDAGKYQVVNGHLVDTSTRGIQFSSEAYPLGDPNPKFNASFISSFGYKDFLTFSFQFDWIYGSHLYNQTKEWMYRDGIHGDFSKPVTINGVTAAYTAYYGSAYSGSWGSLYGPGNNATKDYFYEDASFLRLRNISVGFDFSKVFRMKYFNKLQLVMTGRNLLTVTHYTGFDPEVSSGAVNSSFDRGIDNSTIPNLKSYAVGLNVGF; this is encoded by the coding sequence ATGAGAAAGAAAATGCTATTATGCCTGCTGGTATTGCTATGCCATGCCTATGTCAGCACTCTTCATGCTCAATCCACCACTAAGATCACCGGAATTGTATCTGACGATTCAGGTGCGCCGCTGCCCGGTACAAGTATCAAAATAAAAGGTGGCGGGGGGACTGTAACCGATGCCAATGGCGCATTCGCCATCAGTGTTGAAAAGGGCCGCGTATTAATATTTACGGCTATTGGCTACGAAACGAAGCAGGTGACAGTAAATGGTCCCGTGCTGAACGTTACACTTGGGGTGGACAAAAAGATACTATCTGAAGTAGTTATTACCGGTGTGGGTACTGCTACGAGTAAACGAAAGCTGGGCATCTCTGTAGAATCTGTTACAGCAGAGAAACTGGTAAGCGGCCCCTCTACCAGCATTGATCAGGCGCTTATAGGTAAAATACCCGGCGCACAGATCTCTTCTGTAAGTGGTAACCCCGGCGACCCTGTCAACATCCTGTTAAGAGGTGTCAATACCGTACAGAATGGTACCAAACCATTGATCATGCTGGATGGTGTACAGGTAGCGGCCACAGATCTCAACTCGCTTGACCTGAGTAATGTAGAAAGGATAGAAGTGGTGCAGGGGGCGGCTTCCGCGTCCATGTACGGCGCGCAGGGCGCCAACGGCGTAATGCAGATCTTCACCAAAAAAGGAAAACGGGGCCCTATAGCCGTTACCTATTCTACCAATTATGCTGCGAACAGTTATATCAACAGCGGGCATGTTGAGAAAGCCCGTCTTCATCCATATTTAACCGATGGTAATAATAATATCGTTGATGCATCGGGGAATATCCTGAAATACACTGATGTGGGCAGTATTGAGGGTATATCCTACGCCTACGGCGGCGCTACACGGTACGGCATACTCGATCCGAGAAATATTGCCAACAAACCATATAATGCCAACCTGAAATATTATGACCACTTTAAACAGGTGTTCCAGACGGGAACATCCTGGAACAATAATATCAGCATTTCCGGCGGTTCTGATAAATCTGATTTCTCTCTCGGCGTTGCCAACAACCATACGGTGAGCCCTGTCATGAAGAATGGTTATGTAGACCGTTCCAACCTGACAGCCAACCTTGGAACGGAATTGTTCAAAGGCTTTAAACTACGTTCCATCACACAGGTGATCTATACTAAAAATACTACCGTACCAGGTTTGGGAGGCGCAGGCGGTTACCTGTATGGCAAAGGAAATACGGCAGGTAAAAATGATAATATCTATAGTTTCCTGAACACTTCACCTTTCTTTGACCTGACCTATAAAATGGCTGATGGGAATGCACCTGCTTACCAAACGGCCGATTTCTTAAGTATCAACGCCTTCAACCCCTACTTTGTAAAGCAATATGCAAGCGGGCTGGATAACAAGGTAGATATCGTACAGAGCTTTAACGCCAATTTCCAGGTGAATCATTTCCTGGAACTGGATGCGAAATATGGTATTAACTACAGAACAGAAAAGGCTACCTGGACCTATCGCAACCAGACACAGAATGCGAACACCATGCTGTACGACTCATGGGCGTACCAGTTTGCCAATGATGCTACCGGGGAAATAGACAACTGGAGCTACAATACCACCTTCCAGAACTTCCTGGGAAGTGCTTATATCAGGACAGACTTTGAGAAAGACTTCAACATCCATCTGCCTGTCCAGACCACAACACAGATCTCGTACGACTACCGGAAGAATAAGTATAAGGAAGAAGACATATATGGTCTGGGCCTGCCGCTTTCTCCGCCGGTGAATATCTCTACTGCCAAGCAATTGTATGTGGCGCCTTATTCTACCACCACCAAGACAACCGGCAACTATGAGGAATCCTTCATCACCTATGGTTATCTCATCAACCAGAAGATCGATTTCGGCGATTATGGTGGCGTAGGTGGTGGCTTCAGAAGCGACTGGTCTTCTGCTTTCGGAAGTGGTGCTTCTCCTTTTACTTTCCCGAATGTATTTGGTTATATACTCCCTTCTTCCTTTAACTTCTGGGCCGATAAACTGGAGAGCAGGATACCCTATTTTAAACTGAGAGCTGCATATGGTGAAGCCGGTATACAGCCTGGGCCTTTTGACAGGTACCCCACGCTCGACCAGAACACCCTTGGGTCTGACGTAGTGTATTCCGTACCGGTTACCGGGCAGAATCCTCATCTGCAGGTAGAAGTATCCAAGGAGTTTGAAGCTGGTACAGACCTCACTTTAAATGCCGGCAAAGGCAAATGGCTGAATACCGTGAATGCGTCTTTTACCTACTGGAAACGCAAGAGTGAAAATGTGATCTATACTGTGAGCGCTCCACTATCTTCCGGCGCTACCGGTATCCTGAACAACGCGATCAATATGTCGTCCAAAGGTTATCAGTTCCAGCTGAACCTGCCTTTGTATCATAGCAGGAACTTTAACTGGGATTTCACCACCAACTTCGGTCATCAGACATCTATGATCGACAGGATCAATGGTGGTGCTGACATCATACTCACTTCTGCGGCAGGTAGTACAGCACTGGTGCTGACAGCAGGACAGAAGATCGGACAGATCTATGGTTATAAGGCATTGACCAGCGTAGATGCTGTTAATAAGGCCGGAACAAAATATATCTCAGAACAGGACGCAGGCAAGTACCAGGTGGTGAACGGACACCTCGTGGATACTAGTACCAGGGGCATTCAGTTCTCTTCAGAAGCTTATCCCCTGGGTGATCCTAATCCTAAGTTCAATGCCTCCTTTATCAGTTCATTTGGTTATAAGGATTTCCTGACCTTCTCTTTCCAGTTTGACTGGATATATGGCAGTCACCTGTACAACCAGACGAAGGAATGGATGTACAGGGATGGTATCCACGGCGACTTCTCCAAACCTGTTACGATCAATGGTGTTACTGCCGCATATACTGCCTATTACGGCAGTGCTTACAGTGGTTCCTGGGGTAGTTTGTATGGTCCGGGCAACAACGCCACCAAAGACTATTTCTATGAAGATGCTTCCTTCCTGAGACTGCGGAATATCTCTGTCGGTTTTGACTTTTCGAAAGTATTCAGGATGAAATACTTCAATAAACTGCAGTTAGTGATGACCGGCAGGAACCTCCTGACTGTTACCCACTATACCGGCTTTGATCCGGAGGTGAGTTCGGGCGCTGTGAACTCTTCTTTCGACAGGGGCATAGACAACAGTACTATACCGAACCTCAAATCTTATGCAGTAGGCTTAAACGTCGGATTCTAA
- a CDS encoding metallophosphoesterase codes for MDAENTERKKMRIAAVADIHVTDTDKNKWTEYFKEVSRRADVLLICGDLTNTGDESEAKILCDELKSCTIPVVAVLGNHDHEKGRQKLIRQTVQSENVHVLDGEAVVIGDVGFAGVKGFGGGFDNFMLSMFGEDAMKAFVQEAVNEALHLDRALARIDQQHEHLKKVAVLHYAPLQDTVKGEPEPIYPFLGSSRLAEPLIRRQVAAVFHGHAHMGTLEGILPGGVKVFNVAKPVLLKAGYEMPFYIFEV; via the coding sequence ATGGATGCTGAAAACACTGAAAGGAAAAAGATGCGCATTGCTGCCGTCGCCGATATACACGTAACTGACACTGACAAGAACAAGTGGACGGAATACTTCAAGGAGGTATCCCGCAGGGCAGATGTGTTGCTCATTTGCGGAGATCTGACCAATACCGGCGACGAAAGTGAAGCGAAGATCTTATGCGATGAGCTGAAATCCTGCACGATCCCGGTGGTAGCGGTACTGGGTAACCATGACCATGAAAAGGGCCGGCAGAAACTGATCCGGCAGACAGTGCAAAGCGAGAATGTTCACGTCCTGGACGGGGAGGCAGTGGTAATAGGAGATGTAGGTTTTGCCGGTGTAAAGGGCTTCGGCGGCGGATTTGATAATTTTATGCTCTCTATGTTTGGAGAAGACGCCATGAAGGCATTCGTACAGGAGGCTGTCAATGAAGCGCTGCATCTCGACAGAGCACTGGCGAGGATAGATCAGCAGCATGAGCATCTGAAAAAGGTGGCTGTATTGCATTATGCGCCCCTGCAGGATACTGTGAAGGGCGAGCCGGAGCCTATTTATCCCTTCCTGGGTTCTTCCCGGCTGGCAGAGCCATTGATCCGCCGGCAGGTAGCGGCTGTTTTTCACGGCCATGCACATATGGGCACACTGGAGGGCATATTGCCCGGAGGTGTGAAGGTATTCAACGTAGCTAAGCCTGTATTATTAAAAGCAGGGTATGAAATGCCCTTCTATATATTTGAAGTATGA
- a CDS encoding PAS domain S-box protein gives MPIWKKSSILKAPSLGILLMGKEDEFSFEHRLFNLTGAITLMILSAFLVIDVLIAAHKSTLLLLVLMGIQVVYYILSRKMRKYRTIIVSYVIVVYAGLSGNYFFNAGIDGPTLLLFFTTLQLALNISHREKYLLWLILSLIIPGTLLAIELYFPGLISGYYKTPTEKIIDRFGCYVLSTIYIFFATSSFKRHIARQQEREKKGAADIVEYSIRLRAFFESLTDNFVLLDRNMKVLYFNKAAVDLTTTFYGKKIEEDLNIDQFVHESNKASFYYCFNTALNGTAISREFQRVYTTKETWWLSTFNPARNEQGEIIGVTLIMKDITDAYLYKLKIERKNELLEKIAFIQAHELRGPLTSIQSLLELIKEEYCDMDLIYTRKLEEGLNRLDDKIKEIVTLSSGHREEL, from the coding sequence ATGCCAATTTGGAAAAAATCATCTATTTTAAAGGCGCCCTCCCTTGGAATACTGTTAATGGGAAAGGAAGATGAGTTTTCCTTCGAGCACCGGCTATTCAATTTAACCGGGGCCATTACCCTGATGATCCTGTCTGCTTTCCTCGTCATCGATGTACTGATTGCCGCGCATAAATCCACCCTGCTTTTACTGGTGCTGATGGGCATACAGGTTGTCTATTATATCCTGTCCCGCAAAATGCGTAAATACCGGACTATCATTGTCAGCTATGTCATTGTCGTATATGCAGGCCTCAGCGGCAATTATTTCTTCAATGCGGGCATCGACGGACCCACCTTACTGCTGTTCTTCACCACGCTGCAGCTGGCGTTGAACATCTCCCACCGGGAAAAATATCTTTTATGGCTCATTTTAAGCCTTATCATACCCGGCACCCTGCTGGCTATAGAATTGTATTTTCCGGGACTAATAAGCGGTTACTATAAAACGCCGACAGAAAAGATCATCGACCGCTTCGGCTGTTATGTGCTGTCCACCATTTACATTTTCTTTGCCACTTCCAGTTTCAAAAGACATATCGCCCGCCAGCAGGAACGTGAGAAAAAAGGAGCTGCCGACATCGTGGAATACAGCATAAGGCTGCGTGCCTTCTTCGAAAGCCTGACCGACAATTTCGTGCTGCTGGACAGGAACATGAAAGTCCTTTACTTCAACAAGGCAGCCGTCGACCTGACCACTACTTTCTATGGTAAAAAGATCGAAGAGGACCTGAATATCGACCAGTTTGTACACGAATCCAATAAAGCATCCTTTTACTATTGTTTTAACACCGCGTTGAACGGCACCGCCATTTCCAGGGAATTCCAGCGGGTATACACCACGAAGGAAACCTGGTGGCTCAGCACCTTCAATCCGGCCAGGAATGAGCAGGGCGAGATCATTGGCGTGACCCTGATCATGAAAGATATCACAGATGCGTATCTGTACAAACTTAAAATAGAACGCAAGAACGAACTGCTGGAAAAGATCGCCTTTATACAGGCGCATGAACTCAGAGGCCCGCTTACCTCCATCCAAAGCCTCCTGGAGCTCATAAAGGAAGAATATTGCGATATGGACCTGATATATACCCGGAAGCTGGAAGAGGGCTTAAACAGGCTGGATGACAAGATAAAAGAGATCGTTACCCTGTCTTCCGGTCATAGGGAAGAGTTATAG
- a CDS encoding nucleotidyltransferase, whose product MNDIQKTEAHSFYREALSILVESGEDFLLGGGFALFHYTGLFRDTKDLDIFCTPTQYPGLMKLFARHGYEIVLTDARWLAKVFKGEYYIDIIFNSTNNICIVDESWYEHSVSTVFMDLPIRLIAPEELIWSKVFIQNRERFDGADVNHVMLRYGKQLDWKRLLQRCDPHWHLLLAQLIVFQFVYPADYTEIIPRWLFDELMQRAHEQYELPPSQEKVCRGPLIDQTQYAVDITDWHYKGMTIKTV is encoded by the coding sequence ATGAATGATATACAAAAGACGGAAGCGCATTCCTTTTACCGGGAAGCATTATCGATCCTCGTGGAGAGCGGGGAAGACTTTTTGCTGGGAGGAGGATTCGCCTTATTCCATTACACGGGTCTTTTCCGTGATACCAAGGACCTTGACATATTCTGTACACCTACGCAGTATCCGGGTCTTATGAAGCTGTTTGCCCGTCATGGGTATGAGATTGTGCTGACCGACGCGCGATGGCTGGCTAAGGTATTTAAAGGCGAGTACTATATAGACATTATATTCAATAGTACAAACAATATCTGTATTGTTGATGAAAGCTGGTATGAGCACTCGGTAAGTACCGTCTTTATGGATTTACCTATAAGGCTGATAGCGCCGGAAGAGCTGATCTGGAGCAAGGTCTTTATACAGAACAGGGAACGCTTTGACGGGGCAGATGTCAATCACGTGATGTTACGTTATGGCAAGCAGCTGGACTGGAAACGGCTGCTGCAGCGCTGTGACCCTCACTGGCACCTGCTGCTGGCGCAATTGATTGTGTTTCAGTTTGTTTACCCGGCCGACTATACGGAGATCATTCCCCGCTGGCTGTTTGACGAACTGATGCAAAGGGCGCATGAGCAGTATGAACTGCCGCCTTCACAGGAGAAGGTATGCAGGGGCCCATTGATAGATCAGACGCAATATGCAGTCGATATTACCGACTGGCACTATAAAGGAATGACCATAAAAACGGTTTGA
- the pncB gene encoding nicotinate phosphoribosyltransferase, whose product MRTNILTSILDNDFYKFTMQQGVITLFPYAKARYAFINRGKHVFPIGFANILRKAVDDMALLQLNKQEKDFLGTNCPYLSPVYLDFLEGYRYDPSEVKITQEGDQLHVSVEGAWYRTILWEVPLMSLICELYYRLTNIDRISDEEVIERTRKKIEDYLLLGVTVAEFGTRRRHSYAVHHLVMRALKEYGTGAFIGSSNVHMAMLYQTKPIGTHAHEWFMFHAARYGFKMANALGLEHWTQVYRGDLGIALSDTYTTDVFFQQFDKMFSKLFDGVRHDSGDPLLFADKVIAHYQQMGIPPSTKTIIFSDALNYDKVTRIAAHCRNRIGMSFGIGTSLTNDAGPAAMNIVIKMTAACPEGEGWTPVVKLSDEHGKYTGDEQMIALAKTILEID is encoded by the coding sequence ATGCGGACAAACATACTTACTTCGATACTTGATAACGACTTCTACAAGTTCACTATGCAGCAGGGAGTGATCACGCTCTTCCCTTATGCAAAAGCCCGTTATGCTTTTATCAACCGGGGCAAACATGTTTTTCCCATCGGCTTTGCCAATATCCTCCGTAAAGCTGTTGACGACATGGCTTTATTACAACTGAACAAACAGGAGAAAGATTTCCTCGGAACAAACTGTCCCTACCTCTCCCCTGTTTATCTTGACTTCCTGGAAGGCTATCGTTATGACCCTTCAGAGGTGAAGATCACACAGGAAGGAGATCAGCTGCATGTCAGCGTGGAAGGCGCCTGGTATCGTACCATTCTCTGGGAAGTGCCCCTGATGTCCCTGATCTGCGAACTGTATTACCGGTTAACCAATATTGATCGCATCAGTGATGAAGAAGTGATAGAGCGGACACGTAAAAAGATAGAAGACTACCTGTTGCTGGGAGTGACCGTCGCTGAATTTGGTACCCGCCGCCGGCATTCCTATGCCGTGCATCACCTGGTAATGAGGGCCCTGAAAGAATATGGTACAGGGGCCTTTATCGGATCCAGTAATGTACATATGGCCATGTTATATCAAACCAAACCTATAGGCACCCATGCGCATGAATGGTTCATGTTCCATGCGGCCCGTTATGGCTTTAAAATGGCGAATGCCCTGGGGCTTGAACACTGGACACAGGTATACCGCGGAGACCTTGGCATTGCGCTGTCTGATACATATACGACCGATGTATTCTTCCAACAGTTTGACAAGATGTTTTCCAAACTCTTTGATGGCGTAAGGCATGACAGTGGCGATCCGTTATTGTTTGCCGACAAAGTAATAGCTCACTACCAGCAGATGGGCATTCCTCCGTCCACCAAAACCATCATATTCTCTGATGCACTTAATTATGACAAGGTAACGCGTATTGCTGCACATTGCCGGAACCGGATAGGCATGTCTTTCGGCATTGGCACCAGCCTGACCAACGATGCAGGTCCTGCCGCCATGAACATTGTGATCAAAATGACGGCCGCCTGCCCGGAAGGAGAAGGCTGGACGCCGGTTGTCAAGCTGTCGGATGAACATGGCAAATATACCGGCGACGAGCAGATGATCGCGCTGGCCAAAACAATACTGGAAATTGATTGA
- a CDS encoding universal stress protein yields MKTLLIPVDFSTTSDNAVDFAIEWSKDYGYERIILLKTFYDTVFDHIVVSAEYAPVSPHYMAREREEATLQMDSLSRHIIGKTDNSLQVVSMVSEAPLLRAILEVVREESPEMIVLGSDNFKYSSGSFIAGNLIAIAKASPVRVLIVPAAYTYQPVKNILVPCDYKTLDSLHKLENLRIPPQWNDSKLLVLNVDAKERYLNPDDQLIAAEEHVHERLREYQHEICYSSDKNTINGILSFTEKHRIQLIISLPGKHSFLYYLTHKSISDAICRNAREPVMILK; encoded by the coding sequence ATGAAAACATTACTGATTCCGGTCGATTTCTCCACCACCTCCGATAATGCGGTCGATTTTGCGATAGAATGGAGCAAAGATTACGGTTATGAACGCATTATCCTGCTCAAGACCTTTTACGATACCGTTTTCGATCATATAGTGGTTTCTGCCGAATATGCCCCTGTCAGCCCTCATTACATGGCCAGGGAACGGGAGGAAGCCACTTTGCAAATGGATAGTCTTTCCCGGCACATTATTGGAAAGACCGACAATAGTCTGCAGGTTGTTTCCATGGTCAGCGAAGCTCCCCTGCTAAGGGCTATACTGGAAGTGGTCAGGGAAGAATCGCCTGAGATGATTGTACTGGGTAGCGACAACTTTAAATATTCCAGCGGCAGCTTCATTGCCGGCAACCTGATAGCCATCGCCAAGGCCAGTCCCGTCAGGGTGCTGATCGTACCGGCAGCCTATACCTATCAGCCGGTAAAGAACATCCTGGTGCCCTGCGACTATAAAACGCTGGACTCCCTCCATAAGCTGGAAAATCTCCGGATCCCTCCCCAGTGGAACGATAGTAAACTGCTGGTACTGAACGTAGACGCTAAAGAAAGGTACCTCAATCCTGACGATCAGCTGATAGCAGCAGAAGAACATGTACATGAACGCCTCCGGGAATACCAGCACGAAATCTGTTACAGCAGCGACAAAAATACCATTAACGGCATCCTGAGCTTTACAGAGAAACATAGGATCCAGCTCATCATTTCCTTACCTGGCAAACACAGCTTTCTTTACTACCTGACACATAAAAGTATTTCCGACGCTATCTGCCGTAATGCCCGCGAACCAGTCATGATACTCAAATAA
- a CDS encoding secondary thiamine-phosphate synthase enzyme YjbQ, whose translation MKIFQELLQLHERRRGFHLITGEVVQAMPQLGEIRTGMCQVFIQHTSASLTINENADPTVRKDFEMYFSKVVPENDPDYQHDDEGPDDMPAHLKAAMLGSSVMIPIRNGNLALGTWQGIYLCEHRNRGGSRRLVITAWGE comes from the coding sequence ATGAAGATATTCCAGGAATTGTTACAGCTCCATGAAAGGAGAAGGGGTTTCCACCTGATCACGGGGGAAGTGGTACAGGCTATGCCGCAGCTGGGGGAGATCAGGACAGGCATGTGCCAGGTGTTCATCCAGCATACTTCAGCGTCTCTCACCATCAATGAAAATGCAGACCCTACCGTCAGGAAGGACTTTGAGATGTATTTCAGTAAAGTGGTGCCTGAAAATGATCCTGACTATCAGCATGACGATGAAGGGCCCGACGATATGCCTGCGCACCTGAAAGCAGCAATGCTGGGCAGTTCTGTGATGATCCCGATCAGGAACGGCAACCTGGCCCTGGGCACCTGGCAGGGCATTTATTTATGCGAACACCGTAATCGCGGTGGCAGCAGAAGGCTGGTCATCACCGCCTGGGGAGAATAA